Proteins from one Phytoactinopolyspora mesophila genomic window:
- a CDS encoding carbohydrate ABC transporter permease: protein MTADDGRRRNDAAAPGHDVPTGADGEQPGPAGGGTVQPVLADEGTTSVPEPEPRPKADATAEVAVINKPTAIGFVAPALGLIGVFMMFPAVWALYLGLTNYRVTGTAAREPEFVGTDNFTRALEDPLFTSSLWITLIFMAFSGVVGQMGLGFTLAWLFRRWRGWTRRTIEVLVIMSWIIPGSVVAFLWRAFLDGEGGTLNALIPGDVTTEWLLRQPLLAIIVFNIWRGTAFAMLLFDAALNTLPPSHLETAKVSGASTWQTLRDIVFPAVRGHMLTTALLVSMWTFNLFTPFLLTGGGPNYQTEVLAIYVYRVGFGQGDFGFGSAVSAVMLVINLIIALVYFRVLRDRRKKA, encoded by the coding sequence ATGACGGCCGACGACGGGCGCCGCCGCAACGACGCGGCGGCGCCCGGACATGACGTCCCCACCGGCGCCGACGGCGAACAGCCCGGCCCCGCCGGTGGCGGTACCGTCCAGCCAGTCCTCGCCGACGAGGGCACCACATCCGTTCCCGAACCCGAACCGCGGCCGAAAGCCGACGCGACGGCCGAGGTCGCGGTGATCAACAAGCCGACCGCGATCGGTTTCGTCGCTCCCGCCCTGGGACTCATCGGCGTCTTCATGATGTTCCCCGCGGTCTGGGCGCTTTACCTCGGGCTCACCAACTACCGGGTCACCGGAACCGCGGCCCGCGAACCGGAGTTCGTCGGCACCGACAACTTCACGCGGGCGCTCGAAGACCCACTGTTCACCAGCTCACTGTGGATCACGCTGATCTTCATGGCGTTCTCCGGTGTCGTCGGCCAGATGGGCCTCGGTTTCACCCTCGCCTGGCTGTTCCGGCGGTGGCGAGGCTGGACCCGGCGCACCATCGAAGTCCTGGTGATCATGTCGTGGATCATCCCCGGCTCGGTGGTGGCATTCCTGTGGCGGGCCTTCCTCGACGGCGAGGGCGGCACGCTCAACGCGCTGATCCCCGGTGACGTCACCACCGAGTGGCTGCTCCGGCAGCCGCTGCTGGCCATCATCGTCTTCAACATCTGGCGCGGCACGGCCTTCGCCATGCTGTTGTTCGACGCCGCGCTGAACACCCTGCCGCCGTCGCACCTGGAGACCGCCAAGGTGTCCGGCGCCTCCACCTGGCAAACGCTGCGCGACATCGTGTTCCCGGCCGTACGGGGGCACATGCTGACCACCGCGCTGCTGGTCAGCATGTGGACGTTCAACCTGTTCACGCCGTTCCTGCTGACCGGTGGCGGCCCGAACTACCAGACCGAGGTGCTCGCCATCTACGTCTACCGGGTCGGTTTCGGCCAGGGTGACTTCGGCTTCGGCTCGGCGGTGTCGGCCGTCATGCTGGTGATCAACTTGATCATCGCGCTGGTCTACTTCCGGGTGCTGCGCGATAGGAGGAAAAAGGCATGA
- a CDS encoding extracellular solute-binding protein, producing MKTYLRGSRFAAALFASVLVLAACGGDDNDTSDDNNAAQEAPEPSDEPVHLTISHNAVRPDVVAVWIEDYVIPEFEAKMADEGREVTVEHIEGGVDDYKTQLALDLSVGEGPDITSFDQFWTAEFAAGGLIEPLHTVVGDVVNDWEGWEQIPEAVSGSLDVDGERYGIPLGTDGRVLFFRTDLFEEAGLPTDWQPTSWDEILDAARTIQSELPDVIPMQLNAGVNMEEATTLQGFIPILLGAGGDLYADDGWQGDTPELRETLEFYSTVFDEGLADSDMQLVTDGRDRSFEAFADGNLAIMIESDYLWRGVINPDGGFPIENREDLVGWALIPAKQPGAGINGQDFVSASGGTGRIINPNTEHPLEAWELLSFMATYEAQLDWVEREPRITAREDVNEIGIADDPMQTFVAEEVLPLTWYRPGFEEYPQVSEAIQRMVENVIAGRSDVDSAAQEFHSNLEGIVGAENVSGG from the coding sequence TTGAAGACCTACCTCAGAGGTAGCAGATTTGCCGCTGCGCTGTTCGCTTCCGTGCTTGTGCTCGCTGCTTGCGGCGGCGACGACAACGACACGTCCGACGACAACAACGCGGCCCAGGAAGCGCCCGAACCCTCGGACGAGCCCGTTCACCTGACAATCTCTCACAACGCCGTACGCCCGGACGTCGTCGCCGTCTGGATCGAGGACTACGTCATCCCCGAGTTCGAGGCCAAGATGGCCGACGAGGGCCGCGAGGTCACCGTAGAGCACATCGAGGGCGGGGTGGACGACTACAAGACACAGCTCGCCCTCGACCTCTCGGTCGGTGAAGGGCCGGACATCACCTCGTTCGACCAGTTCTGGACCGCTGAATTCGCCGCCGGCGGGCTGATCGAGCCACTGCACACCGTCGTCGGCGACGTCGTCAACGACTGGGAGGGCTGGGAGCAGATTCCCGAGGCGGTCAGCGGATCCCTGGACGTCGACGGCGAACGCTACGGCATCCCGCTCGGCACCGACGGCCGGGTGCTGTTCTTCCGCACCGACCTGTTCGAGGAAGCCGGTCTGCCCACGGACTGGCAGCCGACGTCGTGGGACGAGATCCTCGACGCGGCCCGTACCATCCAGTCCGAGCTTCCCGACGTCATTCCGATGCAGCTCAACGCCGGGGTGAACATGGAGGAAGCCACCACCTTGCAGGGCTTCATCCCGATCCTGCTCGGTGCCGGCGGCGATCTCTACGCCGACGACGGCTGGCAGGGCGACACCCCTGAACTACGGGAGACACTGGAGTTCTACTCCACCGTGTTCGACGAGGGCTTGGCCGACTCCGATATGCAGCTGGTCACCGACGGCCGCGACCGGTCGTTCGAGGCGTTCGCGGACGGCAACCTCGCCATCATGATCGAAAGCGACTACCTCTGGCGAGGTGTCATCAACCCCGACGGCGGATTCCCGATCGAGAACCGGGAAGACCTCGTCGGCTGGGCGTTGATTCCTGCCAAGCAGCCCGGCGCCGGTATCAACGGCCAGGACTTCGTCTCGGCGTCCGGCGGCACGGGCCGGATCATCAACCCGAACACCGAGCACCCGCTCGAGGCCTGGGAGCTGCTGTCCTTCATGGCCACCTACGAGGCTCAGCTCGACTGGGTCGAACGTGAACCTCGCATCACCGCACGAGAGGACGTCAACGAGATCGGCATCGCCGACGACCCCATGCAGACCTTCGTCGCCGAGGAAGTGCTGCCGCTCACCTGGTACCGACCGGGCTTCGAGGAATACCCCCAGGTCTCCGAGGCGATCCAGCGGATGGTGGAGAACGTGATCGCCGGTCGTTCCGATGTTGACTCGGCCGCGCAGGAGTTCCACTCCAACCTCGAGGGAATCGTCGGCGCCGAGAACGTCTCCGGCGGGTGA